In the genome of Eschrichtius robustus isolate mEscRob2 chromosome 12, mEscRob2.pri, whole genome shotgun sequence, one region contains:
- the ZBTB12 gene encoding zinc finger and BTB domain-containing protein 12: protein MASGVEVLRFQLPGHEAATLRNMNQLRAEERFCDVTIVADSLKFRGHKVILAACSPFLRDQFLLNPSSELQVSLMHSARIVADLLLSCYTGALEFAVRDIVNYLTAASYLQMEHVVEKCRNALSQFIEPKIGLKEDGVSDASLVSSVSATKSLLPPARTPKPAPKPPPPPPLPPPLLRPVKLEFPLDEDLELKAEEEDEDEDEDVSDICIVKVESALEVAHRLKPPGGLGGGLGIGGSVGSHLGELAQSSVPPSTVAPPQGVVKACYSLSEDAEGEGLLLIPGGRASVGATSGLVEAAAVAMAARGAGGSLGAGGSRGPLPGGFSSGNPLKNIKCTKCPEVFQGVEKLVFHMRAQHFIFMCPRCGKQFNHSSNLNRHMNVHRGVKSHSCGICGKCFTQKSTLHDHLNLHSGARPYRCSYCDVRFAHKPAIRRHLKEQHGKTTAENVLEASVAEINVLIR from the coding sequence ATGGCCTCTGGGGTGGAAGTCCTGCGCTTCCAGCTGCCCGGCCACGAGGCCGCTACGCTGCGGAACATGAACCAGCTCCGCGCAGAGGAGCGGTTCTGCGACGTGACCATTGTGGCCGACAGCCTCAAGTTCCGCGGCCACAAGGTCATCTTGGCCGCCTGCTCGCCGTTCCTGCGGGACCAGTTCCTgctgaatcccagctctgagTTGCAGGTCTCCCTGATGCACAGTGCACGCATAGTGGCTGACCTGCTCCTCTCTTGCTATACGGGCGCCCTGGAATTCGCCGTCAGGGACATTGTTAACTACCTGACGGCCGCCTCCTACCTGCAGATGGAGCACGTGGTGGAGAAATGCCGGAATGCCCTCAGCCAGTTCATCGAGCCCAAAATAGGCCTCAAAGAGGATGGGGTCAGCGATGCCAGCCTTGTGAGCAGTGTCAGTGCCACCaaatccctcctccctcccgccAGGACCCCAAAGCCAGCCCCcaaacccccacccccaccccctctcccccctccactCCTGCGGCCTGTGAAGCTGGAGTTCCCGCTGGATGAGGACCTAGAGCTGAAGGCCGAGGaagaggatgaggatgaggacgAGGACGTGTCTGACATCTGCATCGTCAAGGTGGAATCGGCCTTGGAGGTGGCACACCGGCTCAAACCTCCCGGAGGCCTGGGAGGAGGTCTGGGCATCGGAGGCTCTGTGGGCAGCCACCTTGGGGAGCTGGCCCAGAGCAGCGTGCCCCCCAGCACTGTGGCTCCACCACAGGGCGTGGTGAAAGCCTGCTACAGCCTGTCCGAGGACGCGGAAGGGGAGGGCCTGCTGTTGATCCCAGGAGGCCGGGCCAGCGTGGGGGCCACCTCAGGCCTGGTGGAGGCAGCAGCGGTGGCCATGGCtgcccggggggcggggggcagcctgggggcggggggcagtcgGGGACCCCTGCCCGGAGGCTTTTCCAGTGGCAATCCCCTAAAGAACATCAAGTGCACCAAGTGCCCGGAAGTGTTCCAGGGCGTGGAGAAGCTGGTCTTCCACATGCGGGCGCAGCACTTCATCTTCATGTGCCCGCGCTGCGGCAAGCAGTTCAACCACAGCAGCAACCTCAACCGCCACATGAACGTGCACCGCGGCGTCAAGTCGCACTCGTGTGGCATCTGCGGCAAGTGCTTCACGCAGAAGTCCACGCTGCACGACCACCTCAACCTCCACTCGGGAGCGAGGCCTTATCGCTGTTCCTACTGCGATGTGCGCTTCGCTCACAAGCCTGCTATTAGGCGGCACCTCAAGGAGCAGCACGGCAAGACCACGGCCGAGAACGTGCTGGAGGCCAGCGTGGCTGAGATCAACGTCCTCATCCGCTAG
- the C2 gene encoding complement C2 yields the protein MDPLMAVLCLLPLYPGLATTTPSCPQNVNISGGTFTLSNGWAPGSILTYSCPLGRYPYPVATSLCKSNGLWHFPRSTQRTKAVCKPVRCPAPVTFENGIYTPRLGSHPVGGNLSFECEDGFTLRGSPVRHCRPNGMWDGETAVCDNGASHCPNPGIAVGAVRTGSRFGLGDKVSYRCSSNLVLTGSAERECQDDGVWSGTEPICRQPYSYDFPEDVAPALGTSLSHLLGTTNPTQKKKENVGRKIQIQRSGHLNLYVLLDASQSVEEEDFEIFKKSASHLVDRIFSFEIKVSVAIITFASKPKVIMSVLDDKSRDVTEVAHSLENTHYKDHENGTGTNIYEALNCVYIMMNNQMQRLSMNTAAWQEIRHAIILLTDGKSNMGGSPKVAVDNIKEVLNINQKRKDYLDIYAIGVGNLDVDWRELNELGSKKDGERHAFILKDVKALSQVFEHMLDVSQLTDTICGVGNMSANASAQERTPWHVTIKPKSQETCRGALISDQWVLTAAHCFRNAEDHSLWRVSVGDPNSQWGKEFQIEKAVISSGFNVFAKKNQGIPEFYGDDIALLKLAQKVKMSTHARPICLPCTVGANLALRRLPGSTCRDHESELLSKLSIPAHFVALNGNKLNVNLKTGSEWTNCVKVVSQDKTTFPNLTDVREVVTDQFLCSGMQGDDNPCKGESGGAVFLERRFRFFQVGLVSWGLYNPCGSSDKNSRKSAPRGRVPPPRDFHISLFHLQPWLRQHLEGVLNFLPL from the exons ATGGACCCACTGATGGCCGTCCTTTGCCTGCTGCCCCTGTACCCAG GCTTGGCTACGACcactccctcctgccctcagaaCGTGAATATCTCCGGGGGCACTTTCACCCTCAGCAACGGCTGGGCCCCTGGGAGTATCCTCACCTACTCCTGCCCCCTGGGCCGTTACCCATACCCGGTGGCGACAAGCCTATGCAAGAGCAACGGACTGTGGCATTTCCCGAGATCCACCCAGCGGACAAAGGCGGTCTGCAAAC ctGTTCGCTGTCCGGCCCCTGTTACCTTTGAGAACGGCATATACACCCCACGGCTGGGGTCCCACCCTGTGGGCGGCAACCTGAGCTTCGAGTGTGAGGATGGCTTCACACTGCGGGGCTCGCCCGTGCGGCACTGTCGCCCCAATGGCATGTGGGATGGGGAGACAGCTGTGTGTGACAACGGCG CCAGCCACTGCCCCAACCCGGGCATTGCCGTGGGTGCAGTGCGGACGGGGTCTCGCTTCGGCCTTGGGGACAAGGTCAGCTACCGCTGCTCCTCGAATCTGGTGCTGACGGGGTCTGCGGAGCGAGAGTGCCAGGATGATGGGGTCTGGAGTGGGACGGAGCCCATCTGCCGCC AGCCCTACTCTTACGACTTTCCCGAGGATGTGGCCCCTGCCCTGGGCACCTCCTTGTCCCACCTACTTGGAACTACCAATCCCACCCAGAAGAAGAAGG AAAACGTGGGCCGCAAAATACAAATCCAGCGCTCCGGTCACCTGAACCTCTACGTGCTCCTGGACGCATCTCAGAGTGTGGAGGAAGAGGACTTTGAAATCTTCAAGAAGAGCGCCTCCCACCTGGTGGACAGG ATCTTCAGCTTTGAGATCAAGGTTAGTGTCGCCATCATCACTTTCGCATCAAAGCCCAAAGTTATCATGTCTGTCCTGGACGACAAATCCAGGGATGTGACTGAAGTGGCCCACAGTCTGGAAAACACCCACTATAAAG ACCATGAAAATGGAACCGGGACCAACATCTACGAGGCCCTAAATTGTGTCTATATCATGATGAATAACCAAATGCAACGGCTCAGTATGAACACGGCGGCCTGGCAGGAAATCCGACATGCCATCATCCTTCTGACAGATG GAAAGTCCAACATGGGCGGCTCTCCCAAGGTGGCTGTTGACAATATCAAGGAGGTCTTGAACATCAACCAGAAGAGGAAAGACTATCTGG ACATCTATGCCATCGGCGTGGGCAACCTGGATGTGGACTGGAGAGAACTGAACGAGCTGGGGTCCAAGAAGGATGGCGAGAGGCACGCCTTCATTCTGAAGGACGTGAAGGCTCTGAGCCAGGTCTTTGAGCACATGCTGG ATGTCTCCCAGCTCACGGACACCATCTGTGGGGTAGGGAACATGTCTGCCAATGCCTCTGCCCAGGAGAGGACACCCTGGCATGTCACTATTAAG CCCAAGAGCCAGGAGACCTGCCGAGGGGCCCTCATCTCGGACCAGTGGGTCCTGACAGCCGCTCACTGCTTCCGCAACGCCGAGGACCACTCCCTGTGGAGGGTCAGCGTGG GGGATCCCAACTCCCAGTGGGGCAAAGAATTCCAAATTGAGAAGGCGGTGATCTCCTCGGGGTTCAATGTCTTTGCCAAGAAGAATCAGGGAATCCCGGAGTTCTATGGCGATGACATAGCTCTGCTAAAGCTGGCCCAGAAAGTGAAGATGTCCACCCACGCCAG GCCTATCTGCCTTCCCTGCACGGTGGGGGCCAATCTGGCTCTGCGGAGACTTCCAGGCAGCACCTGCAGAGACCACG AGAGTGAACTTCTGAGCAAATTGAGCATTCCTGCTCATTTCGTGGCTTTGAATGGGAACAAGCTGAACGTTAACCTCAAGACAGGGTCGGAG TGGACAAACTGTGTCAAGGTCGTCTCCCAAGACAAAACCACGTTCCCCAACTTGACAGATGTCAGAGAGGTGGTGACAGACCAGTTCCTATGCAGTGGGATGCAGGGGGATGACAATCCCTGCAAGG GAGAATCTGGGGGAGCAGTTTTCCTTGAGCGGAGATTCAGGTTTTTTCAG GTGGGCCTGGTGAGCTGGGGTCTCTACAACCCCTGTGGCAGCTCTGACAAGAACTCCCGCAAAAGCGCGCCCCGTGGCAGGGTCCCACCACCACGAGATTTCCACATCAGTCTCTTCCACCTGCAGCCCTGGCTGAGACAGCACCTGGAGGGCGTCCTGAACTTTTTGCCCCTCTGA